From Polynucleobacter difficilis, a single genomic window includes:
- the lpxD gene encoding UDP-3-O-(3-hydroxymyristoyl)glucosamine N-acyltransferase produces MPTAIELANQFQASLVGDGSILLDSLAPLERATAQQISFLSNPLYRQQAVDSAAGALIVGQTDFDYLQTASAASKSGRVYFLARNPYATFARMAQYFAAQKPNQRQPGVHPQAAIDPSATVPASCHIGPFVHIAQGAVLGERVTIMANTTVAAGVRIGDDSLIYPSVSIYADCEIGQRCIIHSGAVIGADGFGFAPDFNSAGGEWVKIPQTGAVLIGDDVEIGASTTIDRGAMSNTVIGSGCKIDNQVQIGHNAVIGVCTVIAGCAGISGSTTIGNYCVIGGYANFAGHLTIADRTTVSGGTSIIRSITEPGQHFTGVYPSMPHAAWEKNSAIARGLDKIRQRLRHLEKTKSGSD; encoded by the coding sequence ATGCCCACTGCCATCGAGCTGGCCAATCAATTTCAAGCCAGCTTGGTGGGTGATGGCTCCATATTGCTGGACTCCTTAGCTCCACTAGAGCGAGCCACAGCGCAGCAAATCTCCTTTTTATCCAATCCCCTATACCGTCAGCAGGCAGTTGATAGTGCTGCTGGCGCATTGATTGTTGGGCAGACTGATTTCGACTACCTGCAAACGGCTTCTGCCGCATCTAAATCGGGCCGAGTTTATTTTTTGGCCCGCAATCCCTACGCAACCTTTGCGCGCATGGCTCAGTACTTTGCGGCGCAAAAGCCAAATCAGCGTCAGCCTGGAGTTCATCCTCAGGCTGCAATTGATCCGAGTGCGACAGTACCAGCATCCTGCCATATTGGCCCATTCGTGCATATCGCTCAAGGGGCGGTGCTGGGTGAGCGCGTCACGATCATGGCCAATACAACGGTGGCTGCGGGCGTGCGCATTGGTGATGACAGCCTTATTTACCCATCGGTGTCGATTTATGCCGATTGTGAAATCGGACAACGTTGCATCATTCACAGCGGCGCTGTGATTGGAGCAGATGGCTTTGGTTTTGCGCCTGACTTCAATTCCGCTGGCGGTGAATGGGTGAAGATTCCTCAGACCGGCGCAGTGCTCATTGGGGATGATGTGGAAATTGGGGCATCCACCACCATTGACCGTGGTGCAATGAGTAATACCGTGATTGGATCCGGCTGCAAAATCGATAATCAGGTCCAAATTGGCCATAACGCAGTGATTGGCGTGTGTACTGTGATTGCAGGGTGTGCCGGCATCTCCGGGAGCACCACCATTGGCAACTATTGCGTCATTGGCGGCTATGCCAATTTTGCCGGCCATTTAACCATTGCTGATCGCACTACTGTTTCAGGTGGCACTTCCATTATCCGATCCATTACCGAGCCAGGACAGCACTTTACGGGCGTTTACCCATCCATGCCGCATGCCGCGTGGGAGAAAAACTCCGCAATAGCGCGTGGCCTAGATAAAATACGGCAACGCTTACGCCATTTAGAGAAAACGAAGTCCGGCTCGGACTAA
- a CDS encoding OmpH family outer membrane protein has protein sequence MKHQNSIQWAKRSLVALISAGMLAPAMAQDVGNRVAVVNSEKVFNESNLAKAMQTRLQNEFTKRQNELRDSAQKIKSAAEKLDRDAAVMSEAERIRRQRELADQDRELQRKQREFTEDLNQRTFEERAKIAERANLVLKQIAEQRKIDVIVQEAAYVSPRADITDDVIKALNNLK, from the coding sequence ATGAAGCATCAAAACTCCATTCAGTGGGCCAAGCGCAGTTTGGTTGCCCTTATTTCTGCTGGCATGCTTGCACCAGCCATGGCCCAGGATGTTGGAAATCGCGTTGCGGTAGTGAATTCAGAAAAAGTCTTCAACGAGTCTAACTTGGCTAAGGCTATGCAAACGCGCTTGCAGAATGAATTTACCAAACGCCAAAATGAGTTGCGTGACAGTGCGCAAAAAATTAAATCAGCTGCTGAAAAGTTAGACCGTGATGCAGCGGTGATGTCTGAAGCAGAGCGTATTCGCCGTCAGCGCGAGCTTGCTGATCAAGACCGTGAATTGCAGCGCAAGCAACGCGAATTTACTGAAGATTTGAATCAACGTACGTTTGAAGAGCGTGCCAAGATTGCAGAGAGGGCTAACCTTGTCCTTAAGCAAATTGCTGAGCAACGCAAAATTGATGTCATCGTACAAGAGGCGGCGTATGTTAGCCCTCGTGCCGATATTACCGACGATGTTATCAAGGCCCTCAATAACCTGAAGTAA
- the bamA gene encoding outer membrane protein assembly factor BamA, which yields MPLQAAESFVVKDIRVEGLQRVEPGTVFSYLPIQVGETFTQAKGAESIKALYSTGFFRDVQIQAQGNVLIVIVEERPTISRIEFTGMKEFDQEVVRKSLRAVGVAEARFYDKALIDKAEQELKRQYVSKGLYAAEVVATVTPVERNQVAIFFNIDEGPVAKIQEINFIGNKVFSESTLLGEMQLKTGGWLSWYSKDNLYSKQKLTADLETIRSYYLNRGYLEFVIDSTQVSITPDKKGIFLTISISEGKKFTVKNMRLAGELLGKEAELKQVLALKAGDTFSSAKLAETTKAIAEILGSYGYAFASINPQPDIRRDLAEVDITLVVDPGRRVYVRQVNITGNAKTRDVVVRREMRQFESSWFDSDKIRLSKERIGRLGYFTETDISTADVPGSPDQVDVNVAVKEKPTGAINIGAGFSSTEKLILSAGINQENAFGTGTAIGLNFSLGKINQNLTLSQFDPYFTDDGISRYTDLYYRSSKPLYYVGDPDYQIKTVGSNIKFGVPYTEVDRVFFGTGIEIFSIYATTNTPIPYQQYVQDFGTSVPGRLQTYNVPITAAWARDGRDSALIPSKGSLQQLSAEVGTPVGDLTFYRLFGQYQKYHSFSKGNILSFNGEVGYGEAYGSKPFPIMKNYFVGGIGSVRGYAPGSLGPNYFNTITGTFQPTGGQSKIVTNVEYTFPVPGSGVDKTLRLFTFVDGGNAFGENINLVLRYSYGLGLSWISPLGPLKFSYGLPVNAQPTDNIQRLQFQVGTAF from the coding sequence ATGCCATTACAGGCTGCCGAGAGCTTTGTGGTCAAAGACATTCGGGTGGAGGGTCTGCAGCGGGTTGAGCCAGGCACCGTTTTTAGTTATTTGCCGATTCAGGTGGGCGAAACCTTTACCCAGGCAAAAGGCGCCGAATCCATTAAAGCCCTGTATAGCACTGGCTTTTTTCGCGATGTGCAAATTCAAGCACAAGGCAATGTCCTAATCGTCATTGTCGAGGAGCGTCCAACCATTTCCCGTATCGAATTTACGGGGATGAAAGAGTTTGACCAGGAGGTCGTGCGTAAATCCCTCAGGGCCGTTGGCGTCGCCGAAGCTCGGTTTTACGATAAGGCGCTGATTGATAAGGCGGAGCAGGAGCTGAAGCGCCAGTACGTTAGCAAAGGCCTCTATGCGGCCGAGGTGGTGGCCACCGTTACTCCAGTTGAGCGCAATCAAGTAGCTATTTTCTTTAATATTGATGAAGGCCCTGTCGCCAAGATTCAAGAGATCAATTTCATCGGCAATAAAGTGTTTAGTGAGAGCACGCTTCTGGGTGAGATGCAGCTCAAAACTGGTGGCTGGCTTTCTTGGTATAGCAAAGACAATCTGTACTCCAAGCAAAAACTCACAGCCGATCTGGAGACCATTCGTTCTTACTACTTGAACCGAGGCTACCTTGAATTTGTAATTGACTCCACGCAGGTCTCGATTACGCCAGACAAGAAAGGCATTTTCCTCACGATCAGCATTAGTGAAGGCAAGAAATTCACGGTCAAGAACATGCGTTTGGCTGGCGAGTTACTTGGAAAAGAAGCAGAGCTGAAGCAAGTCTTAGCCTTAAAAGCGGGCGATACTTTTTCTTCCGCAAAGCTTGCTGAGACAACCAAAGCGATTGCCGAAATCTTGGGATCCTATGGGTACGCCTTTGCATCGATTAATCCGCAGCCCGACATTCGCCGCGATTTGGCTGAGGTGGATATTACATTGGTGGTTGACCCAGGTAGGCGAGTGTATGTCCGCCAAGTCAATATCACTGGTAACGCAAAAACCCGTGATGTGGTGGTGCGGCGCGAGATGCGCCAGTTTGAAAGCTCTTGGTTCGATAGCGACAAGATTAGGCTTTCTAAGGAGCGTATCGGTCGCTTAGGTTATTTCACGGAGACCGATATTTCCACTGCTGACGTCCCAGGCTCACCCGACCAAGTGGATGTCAATGTTGCCGTGAAAGAAAAGCCCACTGGCGCCATTAATATCGGTGCCGGCTTCTCATCCACTGAAAAATTAATTTTGTCTGCGGGTATTAATCAAGAGAATGCCTTCGGAACCGGAACTGCGATTGGCCTTAATTTCTCTTTAGGCAAGATCAATCAAAACTTAACCTTGTCGCAATTTGATCCGTACTTTACGGACGACGGTATTAGCCGCTATACGGACTTGTATTACCGCTCATCCAAGCCGCTTTACTATGTTGGCGATCCCGATTACCAAATTAAGACGGTTGGTTCCAATATCAAATTTGGCGTCCCATACACCGAAGTTGATCGTGTCTTCTTTGGGACTGGCATTGAGATTTTCTCGATTTATGCGACAACCAATACGCCAATTCCATACCAGCAGTACGTACAGGATTTCGGCACCTCGGTCCCAGGCCGCCTACAAACCTACAACGTTCCTATTACCGCAGCGTGGGCACGCGATGGTCGCGATAGTGCGCTGATACCCTCAAAAGGGTCTTTGCAGCAGCTGTCTGCCGAAGTAGGTACTCCGGTGGGTGATTTGACCTTCTATCGCCTATTTGGCCAATATCAAAAGTATCACTCCTTCTCCAAGGGCAATATTTTGTCCTTTAACGGCGAGGTTGGTTATGGAGAGGCCTACGGCAGTAAACCCTTTCCAATCATGAAAAACTACTTTGTGGGTGGCATTGGGTCGGTACGGGGCTATGCCCCAGGCTCATTAGGGCCTAATTATTTCAACACCATCACAGGCACGTTCCAGCCTACCGGCGGGCAGTCCAAAATCGTCACCAATGTGGAGTACACCTTCCCGGTGCCAGGCTCTGGTGTCGATAAAACCCTGCGTTTATTTACCTTTGTGGACGGTGGTAATGCCTTCGGCGAGAACATTAATCTAGTTCTGCGATATTCTTATGGCTTGGGTTTATCATGGATATCACCGCTGGGCCCCTTGAAGTTTAGTTATGGTTTGCCGGTGAATGCCCAGCCAACCGATAATATCCAGCGTTTGCAGTTCCAGGTAGGTACTGCGTTTTAA
- a CDS encoding M50 family metallopeptidase — translation MQGLITLFTFALTIGILVGFHEYGHYAAARMCGVRVLRFAIGFGKPLFRFTSRNKTEWVIGSIPLGGYVKLLDGRDPEQHIDAANEANAFDRKPLWQRSFIVAAGPLANFILAIAFLMVIYLAGAVQLPARLQAPPEASVAAKVGLVAGDLVTGWRDINATSADFEPVISWNQLRWQLLDAITGEKGFVLELTSPSGGRIAVPFPADALPQVQPKQDPLQALGIRPASAKPEEMVMLRLGPIDALMYASERVWLITVVSGKLMLGLVTGETSLNQLGGPLSIADMAGKSAQVGWHAFFGFLALMSISIGLLNLIPIPMLDGGQLLYDAWELVSGKRLPISVQEWLHKLSFILLISLTLFALFNDLQRYFLS, via the coding sequence GTGCAAGGACTCATTACTCTTTTTACCTTCGCCCTCACGATCGGGATTTTGGTGGGCTTTCATGAATATGGCCACTATGCGGCAGCGCGCATGTGCGGGGTACGCGTATTACGGTTTGCAATTGGTTTTGGTAAGCCCTTATTTCGCTTTACTAGCCGAAATAAAACCGAATGGGTGATTGGTTCAATTCCGCTGGGTGGCTATGTCAAATTACTGGATGGTCGCGATCCAGAGCAACACATCGATGCAGCAAACGAAGCGAATGCCTTTGATCGCAAACCGCTCTGGCAGCGTTCCTTTATTGTTGCCGCGGGGCCGCTAGCTAATTTCATTTTGGCGATTGCTTTTTTGATGGTTATATACCTTGCCGGCGCAGTCCAATTACCGGCACGTTTGCAAGCTCCACCGGAGGCATCGGTCGCCGCTAAGGTGGGATTGGTTGCAGGAGACCTGGTAACGGGCTGGCGCGATATCAATGCCACTTCGGCCGATTTTGAGCCAGTCATCAGCTGGAACCAATTGCGCTGGCAACTGCTAGATGCCATTACGGGTGAGAAGGGCTTTGTTTTGGAGCTGACGAGCCCTAGCGGAGGTCGCATTGCAGTGCCGTTTCCTGCCGATGCTTTGCCGCAGGTTCAGCCCAAGCAAGACCCACTTCAAGCATTGGGTATTAGACCGGCAAGCGCCAAGCCAGAAGAGATGGTGATGCTGCGCTTAGGCCCGATAGATGCGCTGATGTATGCAAGCGAGCGGGTTTGGCTGATTACGGTGGTTTCAGGCAAATTAATGCTGGGTCTGGTTACGGGGGAAACCTCCTTAAACCAGCTGGGCGGGCCCTTAAGTATTGCCGATATGGCAGGCAAGTCGGCGCAAGTGGGGTGGCATGCCTTTTTTGGCTTTTTGGCCCTCATGAGCATCAGCATTGGCCTTCTGAATTTGATCCCCATCCCCATGCTCGATGGGGGTCAGCTCCTGTATGATGCATGGGAGTTGGTATCCGGAAAACGCTTACCGATTTCAGTGCAAGAATGGCTTCATAAATTAAGCTTTATCTTGTTGATTTCGTTAACACTTTTTGCTTTATTTAATGACTTACAACGGTATTTCTTATCTTGA
- the ispC gene encoding 1-deoxy-D-xylulose-5-phosphate reductoisomerase produces the protein MNSSSNSFLRRRVTVLGSTGSIGVNTLDVIRAHPDRFEVVALTAGRQVERLAQQCLEFKPRIAVVADAAGAAQLKQLLAEKSGQLTILHGPEALLTAVLESDCDTVMAAIVGAAGLAPTLAAAQAGKRILLANKEALVMSGDLFMSAVKAGGAELLPIDSEHNAIFQCLPDRFGSTSNGNTRDHFGVEELWLTASGGPFREKSLDALKTITPDEACAHPNWVMGRKISVDSATMMNKGLEVIEAHWLFGLPLSQIRVLIHPQSVVHSMVRYRDGSVIAQLGQPDMRTPIAYGLAWPDRIDAGVPPLNLAQMANLHFSEPDFERFPCLALAFEAAKVGGTAPAILNAANEVAVAAFLDQRLPYLQIASVVRETLSAIQSVPASSIEIVLGADTQARQVAAQLVSTLARK, from the coding sequence ATGAATAGCTCTAGCAATTCTTTTTTACGCCGCCGCGTTACGGTTTTAGGGTCCACCGGATCAATTGGTGTGAATACCCTGGATGTGATTCGGGCGCATCCCGATCGCTTTGAGGTGGTTGCGCTAACGGCAGGACGCCAGGTTGAGCGTCTGGCACAGCAGTGCCTGGAATTTAAGCCTCGCATTGCCGTGGTGGCTGATGCTGCTGGCGCGGCACAGTTAAAGCAATTGCTTGCAGAAAAGAGTGGTCAACTGACGATCCTCCACGGACCAGAGGCATTGCTTACTGCTGTTCTGGAGTCGGACTGCGATACCGTGATGGCAGCAATTGTCGGCGCGGCTGGCTTAGCACCTACCTTGGCTGCGGCACAAGCAGGTAAACGCATTCTGCTGGCCAATAAAGAGGCCCTCGTGATGTCGGGTGATCTATTCATGAGCGCAGTCAAAGCGGGCGGTGCAGAGCTCTTGCCGATTGATAGTGAGCACAACGCCATTTTTCAATGCTTGCCGGATCGGTTTGGTTCCACATCCAACGGAAATACGCGCGACCATTTTGGCGTCGAGGAGCTTTGGCTGACGGCATCGGGCGGTCCATTTCGGGAGAAGAGTCTGGATGCCCTCAAAACCATTACGCCTGATGAGGCGTGCGCACATCCCAATTGGGTAATGGGACGTAAGATCTCGGTCGATTCAGCAACCATGATGAATAAAGGCTTAGAGGTCATTGAGGCCCACTGGTTATTTGGATTACCTTTATCTCAAATACGAGTATTGATTCATCCGCAGAGCGTAGTGCACTCGATGGTGCGTTATCGCGATGGTTCGGTGATTGCGCAATTGGGTCAGCCCGACATGCGCACTCCGATTGCCTATGGCTTGGCTTGGCCTGATCGCATCGATGCCGGCGTGCCGCCATTGAATTTAGCGCAGATGGCAAACCTGCATTTTTCAGAGCCTGATTTTGAACGTTTCCCGTGCTTGGCGCTCGCATTTGAGGCGGCTAAGGTGGGTGGCACTGCCCCGGCGATTCTGAATGCTGCTAATGAAGTGGCAGTGGCTGCGTTTTTGGATCAGCGCTTGCCGTATTTGCAAATCGCTAGCGTGGTTCGTGAAACACTCTCCGCGATTCAATCCGTTCCTGCCAGTTCAATTGAGATTGTGCTGGGCGCGGATACGCAGGCACGCCAGGTTGCAGCGCAGCTGGTTTCCACGCTAGCTAGGAAATAG
- a CDS encoding phosphatidate cytidylyltransferase — protein MLKTRVITATVLLAVFLPILFLLPPIYINALFLVMIILAAWEWSRLIAPGATRAALIYAGLCFIAIAALLFFSNVDIDIALLLLAMVFWIVGAPLIMSRGTQLTLSKWQFFLAVLGLIVLPATWFALVFLREMGLLWLLTAMALVWVADIGAYFIGKAFGRRRLAPQLSPGKTVEGALGGIVLCCLFATLCALYLPPTATIFGAFAVSWGWLPMFLLVISLTALSIVGDLFESQLKRLSGVKDSSHLLPGHGGVLDRIDALLPTMPIVVLLVGLLK, from the coding sequence ATGCTTAAAACCCGGGTAATTACTGCAACTGTTTTACTGGCAGTTTTTTTACCAATTCTGTTTCTATTACCGCCGATCTACATCAATGCCCTTTTCCTTGTCATGATTATCTTGGCCGCGTGGGAATGGAGTCGCTTGATTGCGCCTGGCGCCACTAGAGCAGCGTTGATTTATGCCGGCCTGTGTTTCATTGCAATTGCAGCCTTGCTTTTCTTTTCCAATGTGGATATCGATATCGCGCTGCTTTTATTGGCAATGGTCTTTTGGATCGTTGGGGCGCCACTCATCATGTCGCGCGGCACCCAACTGACCCTATCGAAATGGCAATTCTTTTTGGCTGTATTGGGTTTAATCGTTCTACCGGCGACCTGGTTTGCTTTGGTGTTCTTGAGAGAAATGGGTTTGCTGTGGCTACTCACAGCAATGGCCTTGGTTTGGGTTGCGGATATTGGCGCTTATTTTATTGGTAAAGCCTTTGGACGTCGTCGCCTGGCACCGCAATTAAGTCCGGGCAAAACGGTTGAAGGTGCTTTAGGTGGGATCGTTCTCTGCTGTTTGTTTGCGACCCTTTGCGCTCTGTACTTACCTCCAACGGCAACGATCTTTGGCGCCTTTGCAGTCAGTTGGGGGTGGCTGCCGATGTTTTTATTGGTGATCAGCTTAACGGCCCTCAGCATTGTCGGCGATTTGTTTGAATCGCAGCTCAAACGATTGTCCGGAGTAAAAGATAGTAGTCATTTGCTGCCGGGGCATGGCGGCGTTCTCGATCGCATCGATGCGCTGTTGCCAACCATGCCCATCGTTGTATTGCTGGTTGGACTCTTGAAATGA
- the uppS gene encoding polyprenyl diphosphate synthase encodes MVRHTSSTIEIPEVRAVPRHVAIIMDGNGRWASKRHMPRVAGHSEGLGAVRKVVEECRRQGVEFLTVFAFSSENWRRPPEEVGFLMKLFLKSLRGEVGRLAENGIQLRLIGDLSQFDQSIQEMIAYSEEKTAHCKDLTLTIAANYGGRWDILQATREMLRANPNIEADAVSEDLLQPYLSMAYAPEPDLFIRTGGEQRVSNFLLWQLAYTELYFTDTLWPDFTASDLQVAFDWFSQRERRFGRTSAQLASETLSASA; translated from the coding sequence ATGGTTAGACACACTAGCTCAACAATTGAAATCCCTGAGGTGAGGGCAGTGCCGCGCCATGTGGCGATCATCATGGACGGCAATGGTCGCTGGGCAAGTAAGCGCCATATGCCGCGCGTTGCTGGCCACTCCGAAGGTTTGGGCGCAGTTCGCAAGGTAGTTGAAGAATGCCGTCGCCAGGGTGTGGAATTTCTGACGGTGTTTGCCTTTAGTTCCGAGAATTGGCGTCGCCCTCCAGAGGAAGTCGGCTTTTTAATGAAGCTCTTTCTGAAATCCTTGCGCGGCGAAGTCGGCCGCTTGGCAGAAAATGGCATTCAATTGCGCCTGATTGGCGATTTAAGTCAATTCGATCAATCGATTCAGGAGATGATTGCTTATTCTGAAGAAAAGACCGCGCACTGCAAAGACCTCACCTTGACGATTGCAGCGAATTACGGCGGCCGCTGGGACATTTTGCAAGCAACGCGCGAAATGTTGCGTGCCAATCCGAATATCGAAGCCGATGCAGTATCGGAAGACCTTCTGCAGCCATATTTATCTATGGCCTACGCGCCCGAACCGGATTTATTTATTCGTACTGGGGGTGAGCAGCGTGTGAGTAACTTCTTGCTTTGGCAATTGGCCTATACCGAGTTGTACTTTACCGATACGCTGTGGCCAGACTTTACTGCGTCTGATTTACAAGTTGCGTTTGATTGGTTTAGTCAGCGCGAGCGCCGTTTTGGTCGCACCAGCGCTCAGCTTGCTTCAGAAACTCTCTCTGCTTCCGCTTAA
- the frr gene encoding ribosome recycling factor has translation MSAVEIKNTTEQKMQKSLESLKSGLAKIRSGRANPGILEHIQVDYYGNPTPLTQVANLGLADARTINVQPFEKTMVAVIEKAIRDSDLGLNPASQGTIIRVPMPALTEERRRELTKLVKSEGEDAKIAVRNLRRDANEHLKRLTKDKEISEDEERRATDEIQKMTDKAVIDIDKIVVDKEKEIMTV, from the coding sequence ATGTCCGCAGTTGAAATCAAAAACACGACTGAACAAAAGATGCAGAAGTCGCTCGAGTCCTTAAAGAGTGGACTGGCAAAAATTCGTTCGGGCCGTGCCAATCCTGGCATCTTGGAGCACATTCAGGTTGATTACTACGGCAACCCCACGCCCTTAACGCAGGTGGCTAATTTGGGTTTAGCAGACGCGCGTACGATCAATGTTCAGCCTTTCGAAAAAACCATGGTGGCGGTGATTGAAAAAGCCATTCGGGATTCTGATTTGGGCCTAAACCCAGCATCGCAAGGCACGATTATTCGAGTACCGATGCCAGCCCTGACTGAAGAGCGTCGTCGTGAACTAACCAAGCTTGTCAAAAGCGAAGGTGAAGACGCGAAGATTGCGGTGCGAAATTTACGTCGTGACGCCAATGAGCATTTAAAGCGCTTAACGAAAGATAAAGAAATCTCCGAGGACGAAGAGCGTCGCGCTACTGATGAGATTCAAAAGATGACCGACAAAGCCGTCATCGACATCGACAAAATTGTGGTTGATAAGGAAAAGGAAATCATGACGGTGTAG
- the pyrH gene encoding UMP kinase yields the protein MPAYKRVLLKLSGEALMGEDAFGINPTTIDSMVAEITEVVRLGIELAIVIGGGNIFRGVAGGAAGMDRATADYMGMLATMMNSLALQDALRQKGVEARVQSALRMDQVVEPYIRPRAIRAMSEGKVVIFAAGTGNPFFTTDTAAALRGAEMGVDIMLKATKVDGIYSSDPNKDASATRYDSITFDEAIIQNLQVMDATAFALCRDRKLPIKVFSILKPGALLRVVQGESEGTLVHV from the coding sequence ATGCCAGCATACAAGCGCGTACTCCTAAAACTTTCTGGTGAAGCGTTAATGGGTGAGGATGCTTTTGGCATCAACCCAACCACCATCGATTCCATGGTTGCTGAAATCACTGAGGTGGTCCGCCTAGGCATTGAGCTGGCGATTGTGATTGGCGGCGGTAATATTTTCCGCGGCGTTGCTGGCGGCGCTGCCGGCATGGACCGCGCTACAGCAGACTACATGGGTATGTTAGCCACCATGATGAATTCATTGGCGTTGCAAGATGCTCTGCGTCAAAAGGGTGTTGAGGCTCGTGTTCAATCGGCTTTGCGGATGGATCAAGTGGTGGAGCCCTACATTCGCCCGCGGGCCATTCGGGCGATGAGCGAAGGTAAGGTCGTGATTTTCGCTGCCGGTACCGGCAATCCATTTTTTACAACCGATACTGCTGCGGCGTTACGTGGTGCCGAGATGGGCGTTGATATCATGCTCAAAGCCACCAAGGTGGATGGCATTTACAGCAGCGATCCCAATAAGGACGCAAGCGCGACACGGTATGACTCGATTACCTTTGATGAGGCGATTATTCAAAACCTGCAAGTGATGGATGCCACTGCATTTGCCTTATGCCGCGATCGCAAGTTGCCGATTAAAGTATTTTCAATCTTAAAACCGGGAGCCTTGTTGCGCGTAGTACAGGGCGAGTCCGAAGGCACCTTGGTGCACGTCTAA
- the tsf gene encoding translation elongation factor Ts has translation MAAITAAMVGDLRAKTDAPMMECKKALTEADGDMTKAEEILRVKLGSKASKAASRVTAEGVVAAFINGTTGALIEVNCETDFVSKNDDFLAFSDNCAKLVANSNPADVAALAGLPLEGETVEAVRTKLIGRIGENITPRRFQRFAGDSKLVSYLHGTRIGVMVEFTGDETAAKDVAMHIAAMKPVALSTADVPAENIATERNIAEQKAAESGKPADIVAKMVEGSVQKYLKEVSLLNQPFVKNDKQTVEQMLKAANTTIKSFTMFIVGEGIEKRQDDFAAEVAAQVAAAKASV, from the coding sequence ATGGCTGCAATTACCGCTGCAATGGTTGGCGACCTGCGCGCCAAAACCGATGCTCCGATGATGGAGTGTAAAAAAGCATTGACCGAGGCTGATGGCGATATGACTAAAGCAGAAGAAATTCTGCGGGTGAAGTTGGGTAGCAAAGCCAGCAAGGCCGCCTCCCGAGTTACCGCTGAAGGTGTCGTAGCTGCTTTTATCAACGGCACCACTGGCGCCTTAATTGAAGTTAATTGCGAAACTGACTTTGTGTCGAAGAACGATGACTTCTTGGCGTTTTCAGACAACTGCGCCAAGCTGGTTGCGAATAGCAACCCAGCTGACGTGGCTGCCTTAGCTGGATTGCCACTTGAAGGCGAAACCGTTGAAGCGGTTCGCACCAAGTTGATTGGTCGTATTGGTGAAAACATTACCCCACGCCGCTTTCAGCGTTTTGCTGGCGACAGCAAATTGGTTTCCTATTTGCATGGAACCCGCATTGGTGTGATGGTGGAGTTCACTGGCGATGAAACAGCCGCGAAAGACGTTGCGATGCACATTGCTGCAATGAAGCCGGTTGCTTTGTCTACTGCCGATGTTCCGGCAGAAAACATTGCCACTGAGCGCAACATTGCAGAGCAAAAAGCAGCGGAATCCGGCAAGCCTGCGGATATCGTTGCCAAGATGGTTGAGGGCTCAGTGCAAAAGTACTTGAAAGAGGTATCTCTTTTGAATCAACCCTTCGTGAAAAACGATAAGCAAACCGTGGAGCAAATGCTCAAGGCCGCAAATACGACGATTAAGTCTTTCACGATGTTCATCGTGGGCGAGGGCATTGAGAAGCGGCAAGATGACTTTGCAGCGGAAGTGGCAGCCCAGGTTGCCGCAGCAAAAGCAAGCGTATAA